One stretch of Rathayibacter festucae DSM 15932 DNA includes these proteins:
- a CDS encoding allantoate amidohydrolase, which yields MSVVDAAAIMARCDELAAVSSTRGAIERVYLSPEHARVNAMAARWMEDAGMRTWQDAAGNQCGRYEGATPGLPALLLGSHLDTVPDAGRYDGILGVMLAIAVVSRLNAAGTRLPFAVEVVAFGDEEGTRFGTALLGSRAVAGTWDEHWWELEDAHGTTLVEAFHEFGLDPSRISTAARDAADVLAYLETHIEQGPYLEEADRALGVVSSIAGARRFALTLTGKAGHAGGVPFDRRRDALTGAAEAVLAVERIAREHGAIATVGRLEAFPGAVNVIPGRVEFSLDLRAEFDDVRDTVWDGIEHAMSETARRRRLALTVEETHGAPAVVAADWLQDVVRTGIRATGDAEPMVLFSKAGHDAMAIADLTEYAMLFVRCEGGVSHHPEENVTEADVATALDAFEAAVHAFAEARAGRV from the coding sequence GTGAGCGTCGTCGACGCCGCCGCGATCATGGCGCGCTGCGACGAGCTCGCCGCGGTGTCGAGCACCCGCGGTGCGATCGAGCGCGTCTACCTCTCTCCCGAGCACGCCCGCGTCAACGCGATGGCCGCGCGCTGGATGGAGGACGCCGGCATGCGCACCTGGCAGGACGCGGCCGGCAACCAGTGCGGCCGCTACGAGGGCGCGACGCCCGGGCTGCCCGCGCTGCTGCTCGGTTCGCACCTGGACACCGTGCCCGATGCGGGGCGCTACGACGGGATCCTCGGCGTGATGCTCGCGATCGCCGTCGTCTCCCGGCTGAACGCCGCGGGCACGCGCCTGCCGTTCGCCGTCGAGGTCGTCGCGTTCGGCGACGAGGAGGGCACCCGCTTCGGCACGGCCCTGCTCGGCTCCCGCGCGGTCGCCGGCACCTGGGACGAGCACTGGTGGGAGCTGGAGGACGCGCACGGCACGACCCTCGTCGAGGCGTTCCACGAGTTCGGTCTCGACCCCTCGCGCATCTCGACCGCGGCGCGCGACGCGGCCGACGTCCTCGCCTACCTCGAGACGCACATCGAGCAGGGCCCGTACCTGGAGGAGGCGGACCGCGCCCTCGGCGTCGTCTCCTCCATCGCCGGGGCCCGCCGCTTCGCGCTGACCCTCACCGGCAAGGCCGGGCACGCGGGCGGCGTGCCGTTCGACCGCCGCCGCGACGCGCTGACCGGGGCCGCCGAGGCCGTGCTCGCCGTCGAGCGCATCGCCCGCGAGCACGGGGCGATCGCCACCGTCGGTCGCCTCGAGGCGTTCCCCGGCGCGGTCAACGTCATCCCGGGCCGGGTCGAGTTCTCGCTCGATCTGCGGGCCGAGTTCGACGACGTCCGCGACACCGTCTGGGACGGGATCGAGCACGCGATGTCGGAGACGGCCCGCCGCCGCCGACTCGCGCTGACCGTCGAGGAGACGCACGGAGCGCCCGCCGTCGTCGCGGCCGACTGGCTGCAGGACGTCGTCCGCACCGGAATCCGCGCGACCGGCGACGCGGAGCCGATGGTGCTGTTCTCCAAGGCCGGGCACGACGCGATGGCGATCGCCGACCTCACCGAGTACGCGATGCTCTTCGTCCGCTGCGAGGGCGGCGTCAGCCACCACCCCGAGGAGAACGTGACCGAGGCCGATGTCGCGACCGCGCTGGACGCCTTCGAGGCGGCGGTGCACGCGTTCGCCGAGGCGCGGGCAGGACGGGTGTGA
- a CDS encoding MurR/RpiR family transcriptional regulator has translation MTASAPIAEHRTDASAPSIGHRIDAGYASLSRQEQRAADFILDHLGDLASYTATELAQHSGVSKATVSRLFRRLGFSNSQEVREHARALRSSGVPVGPASAGAPADALAAHLESEHANLRRLATTFADGRLEESVRLLSGAREVVVIGLRNSYPVALHLRQQLAQARARVRIAPQPGQSLGEEIAGLGAEDAVVLVGFRRRPASFAAVVEVLAAHGVPVVLLADAHARRFADRCAVWLECPVDSEAAFDSYAAAMSAVAVLAAGVLGAVPRESRERIAGISTLYAELAELEERP, from the coding sequence GTGACCGCCTCGGCGCCGATCGCCGAGCACCGCACCGACGCCTCCGCACCGAGCATCGGACACCGGATCGACGCGGGCTACGCCTCGCTCTCGCGGCAGGAGCAGCGCGCGGCCGACTTCATCCTCGACCACCTCGGCGACCTCGCCAGCTACACCGCCACCGAGCTCGCGCAGCACAGCGGAGTCTCGAAGGCCACGGTCTCGCGGCTCTTCCGCCGGCTGGGCTTCTCCAACTCGCAGGAGGTGCGCGAGCACGCCCGCGCGCTGCGCAGCTCCGGGGTGCCGGTCGGCCCGGCCTCGGCCGGTGCCCCCGCCGACGCGCTGGCCGCGCACCTCGAGAGCGAGCACGCGAACCTCCGCCGCCTCGCCACGACCTTCGCCGACGGGCGGCTCGAGGAGTCCGTCCGACTGCTCTCGGGCGCCCGCGAGGTCGTCGTGATCGGCCTGCGCAACAGCTACCCGGTCGCGCTGCACCTGCGCCAGCAGCTCGCCCAGGCGCGCGCCCGGGTGCGGATCGCGCCGCAGCCCGGGCAGTCGCTCGGCGAGGAGATCGCCGGGCTCGGCGCGGAGGACGCGGTGGTGCTGGTCGGCTTCCGGCGGCGGCCCGCCTCCTTCGCGGCCGTCGTCGAGGTGCTGGCCGCGCACGGGGTGCCCGTCGTGCTGCTCGCCGACGCTCACGCACGGCGCTTCGCGGATCGCTGCGCCGTCTGGCTGGAGTGCCCCGTCGACAGCGAGGCGGCCTTCGACAGCTACGCAGCGGCGATGAGCGCGGTCGCCGTGCTGGCCGCCGGGGTGCTCGGCGCAGTGCCGCGGGAGTCGCGCGAGCGGATAGCGGGCATCAGCACGCTCTACGCCGAGCTGGCGGAGCTCGAGGAGCGGCCGTGA
- a CDS encoding iron-sulfur cluster assembly scaffold protein: protein MSAEAAELIRAHARHPVGRDDAMPAEVLGRAELLTPTCGDRIEVRVSGDAAALAISWSGRGCEVSQGSASLLADELDGLDAVTVRGRVTAFLDAMAAHDAVSGRGAESVADGPLGDEAALLLVAANPVRSVCATLAWRALRDALDESGLG from the coding sequence GTGAGCGCCGAGGCGGCCGAGCTGATCCGGGCGCACGCGCGGCATCCGGTCGGGCGCGACGACGCGATGCCGGCGGAGGTGCTCGGCCGCGCCGAGCTGCTCACCCCGACCTGCGGCGACCGGATCGAGGTCCGGGTCTCTGGAGATGCGGCGGCGCTGGCGATCAGCTGGAGCGGGCGCGGCTGCGAGGTGTCGCAGGGCTCCGCGTCGCTGCTCGCGGACGAGCTCGACGGGCTCGACGCGGTGACGGTCCGCGGGCGCGTCACCGCCTTCCTCGACGCGATGGCGGCGCACGACGCGGTGTCCGGACGCGGGGCGGAATCGGTCGCGGACGGGCCGCTCGGCGACGAGGCGGCGCTGCTGCTGGTCGCCGCGAACCCGGTGCGCTCGGTCTGCGCCACGCTCGCTTGGCGCGCCCTGCGCGACGCGCTCGACGAGAGCGGGCTCGGATGA
- a CDS encoding nucleotidyltransferase family protein translates to MDVVGVVLAAGAGRRAGGPKALRVDAEGVSWVERAVARLGAAGCGSVLVVLGAGAEEARPLVPERAGVVVAEDWAEGLSASLRTGLRAAHGDAALVTLVDLPDEPAAVGERVLRDSPVGPAVLARATYRGRPGHPVLLGSAHWRPLAATLTGDSGARDYLARHGAVALECGDLFSGADRDGPG, encoded by the coding sequence ATGGACGTGGTGGGGGTGGTGCTCGCCGCGGGCGCCGGCCGCCGGGCGGGCGGACCGAAGGCGCTGCGGGTCGATGCGGAGGGCGTGAGCTGGGTCGAGCGTGCGGTGGCGCGCCTCGGGGCCGCGGGCTGCGGGAGCGTGCTCGTGGTGCTCGGCGCCGGGGCCGAGGAGGCGCGGCCCCTGGTCCCGGAGCGCGCCGGCGTCGTCGTCGCGGAGGACTGGGCCGAGGGGCTGTCGGCCTCCCTGCGCACCGGGCTGCGGGCCGCGCACGGCGACGCCGCCCTGGTGACGCTCGTCGATCTGCCGGACGAACCCGCCGCGGTCGGCGAGCGCGTCCTCCGGGACTCCCCCGTCGGTCCGGCGGTGCTCGCGCGGGCGACCTACCGCGGTCGCCCCGGTCATCCGGTGCTGCTGGGCAGCGCGCACTGGCGGCCGCTCGCGGCAACGCTCACCGGCGACTCCGGCGCCCGCGACTACCTCGCGCGGCACGGCGCCGTCGCGTTGGAGTGCGGCGATCTCTTCTCGGGAGCCGACCGCGACGGACCCGGCTGA
- the uraD gene encoding 2-oxo-4-hydroxy-4-carboxy-5-ureidoimidazoline decarboxylase: MTDPTTLRDALLACLAVPRWADEVAAGAPYASTEALSDAADASARTLTADEVEAALADHPRIGEKHAGTGRSSDFSAAEQASSLSPDEALAERLLAGNRAYEERFGRVFLIRAAGRDRSEIVAELERRLALDEETERGIVADQLREITVLRVRALGPETGAVVEAGR; the protein is encoded by the coding sequence ATGACCGACCCCACCACCCTCCGCGACGCGCTGCTGGCGTGCCTCGCCGTCCCGCGCTGGGCCGACGAGGTCGCCGCGGGCGCGCCCTACGCCTCGACCGAGGCTCTCTCCGACGCGGCCGACGCGAGCGCGCGCACGCTGACCGCCGACGAGGTGGAGGCGGCGCTGGCCGACCACCCCCGGATCGGCGAGAAGCACGCGGGGACCGGACGCTCCTCCGACTTCTCCGCCGCCGAGCAGGCGTCGAGCCTCTCGCCGGATGAGGCGCTGGCCGAGCGGCTGCTGGCCGGCAACCGGGCCTACGAGGAGCGGTTCGGGCGGGTGTTCCTCATCCGCGCAGCCGGACGCGACCGATCGGAGATCGTCGCCGAGCTGGAGCGCCGGCTCGCCCTCGACGAGGAGACCGAGCGCGGGATCGTCGCCGACCAGCTGCGCGAGATCACGGTGCTGCGGGTGCGGGCGCTCGGCCCGGAGACCGGCGCCGTCGTGGAGGCGGGTCGATGA
- the uraH gene encoding hydroxyisourate hydrolase, whose protein sequence is MSAHRSHVTTHVLDAVLGRPAQDVPVALQARRGSGWEPVASARTDADGRVAEFGPAELPAGIYRVVFDTAAYFERSGTESFYPEVVVAFHLEDTAAHFHIPLLLSPFAYSTYRGS, encoded by the coding sequence ATGAGCGCGCACCGCAGTCACGTCACGACGCACGTGCTCGACGCCGTGCTCGGCCGGCCGGCGCAGGACGTGCCGGTCGCGCTCCAGGCGCGACGAGGATCCGGCTGGGAGCCGGTCGCGAGCGCGCGGACGGACGCCGACGGCCGCGTGGCCGAGTTCGGACCTGCCGAGCTGCCCGCGGGGATCTACCGCGTCGTCTTCGACACCGCCGCGTACTTCGAGCGCTCGGGCACCGAGTCGTTCTACCCCGAGGTCGTCGTCGCGTTCCACCTCGAGGACACGGCCGCGCACTTCCACATCCCGCTGCTGCTCAGCCCGTTCGCCTACTCGACCTACCGGGGGAGCTGA
- a CDS encoding helix-turn-helix domain-containing protein, with protein MQLRELLDAPTLRIRAVHTTEEALAREVNWTFTTDLLDPRRYLARDQLVLTGMMWRRTAEDSETFVAAVASSGAVALLAGEGLLGFVPDDLVAACRAHGVALFAVPADVSFASITAHLSNALAGDRVARLTAGLARQRQLLTEVYRGQLLDELIARTSTELGRPVRVLTATGRSAAATADPLSSDEVDRVVHAALTTRRTPVTVPDAHGGVLSILAVAGAEEHRAASWFVVVAGDWNEWHPSLLDAITELTGVIGLYRLQREAALLADAALADRLLELIEEDSEQPETAVYLRQLGLGGVERFAVLAAAADGDGELARAVITDAVAHLGRAVVGRDADGAVALVPVADDEALAVVTAALRRAGAALDGAVLRVGVSAPSPLAALGGALRSARYALRLPSAPGDASPVRIGTAGEVTSAVQLLSTVPDHLRAVFVELVLGRLLEHDARYNSQLVATLSAFLDCGGSWVRAAEQTHLHLNTVRYRIARVEELTQRDLSNTSDRADLFLALRLR; from the coding sequence GTGCAGCTCCGGGAGCTCCTCGACGCACCGACGCTGCGGATCCGCGCCGTGCACACCACCGAGGAGGCGCTCGCGCGCGAGGTGAACTGGACCTTCACCACCGATCTGCTCGACCCGCGCCGCTACCTCGCGCGCGACCAGCTCGTGCTCACCGGCATGATGTGGCGGCGCACGGCCGAGGACAGCGAGACCTTCGTGGCCGCGGTCGCCTCCTCCGGCGCCGTCGCGCTGCTGGCCGGCGAGGGGCTCCTGGGCTTCGTGCCCGACGACCTTGTCGCCGCCTGCCGCGCGCACGGGGTCGCGCTGTTCGCCGTGCCGGCCGACGTGTCCTTCGCCTCGATCACCGCGCACCTCTCCAATGCGCTGGCGGGCGATCGGGTCGCGCGGCTGACCGCCGGGCTCGCGCGCCAGCGGCAGCTGCTGACCGAGGTCTACCGCGGGCAGCTGCTCGACGAGCTGATCGCCCGCACCTCGACCGAGCTCGGGCGGCCGGTGCGGGTGCTGACCGCGACCGGGCGCTCGGCCGCCGCGACCGCGGACCCGCTGAGCAGCGACGAGGTCGACCGCGTCGTGCACGCCGCGCTGACCACGCGCCGCACCCCGGTGACGGTGCCGGACGCGCACGGAGGAGTGCTGTCGATCCTCGCCGTCGCGGGAGCGGAGGAGCACCGCGCCGCCTCGTGGTTCGTCGTCGTCGCCGGTGACTGGAACGAGTGGCACCCCTCGCTGCTCGACGCGATCACCGAGCTGACCGGCGTCATCGGGCTCTACCGGCTGCAGCGCGAAGCGGCCCTGCTCGCCGACGCGGCGCTCGCCGACCGGCTGCTCGAGCTGATCGAGGAGGACAGCGAGCAGCCCGAGACGGCGGTCTACCTCCGCCAGCTGGGCCTCGGCGGCGTCGAGCGCTTCGCGGTGCTGGCGGCGGCGGCGGACGGCGACGGCGAGCTCGCGCGAGCCGTGATCACGGACGCGGTGGCGCACCTGGGCCGGGCCGTGGTGGGGCGCGATGCCGACGGCGCGGTGGCGCTGGTCCCAGTGGCGGACGACGAAGCCCTGGCCGTCGTGACCGCGGCGCTGCGCCGGGCCGGTGCGGCGCTCGACGGAGCGGTGCTGCGGGTCGGAGTGAGCGCGCCGAGTCCGCTGGCCGCGCTCGGTGGGGCGCTGCGGTCGGCGCGGTACGCGCTGCGGCTGCCGTCGGCGCCGGGCGACGCGTCGCCGGTGCGGATCGGGACGGCGGGCGAGGTGACCTCGGCCGTGCAGCTGCTGAGCACGGTGCCCGACCACCTGCGCGCGGTGTTCGTCGAGCTGGTGCTCGGCCGGCTGCTCGAGCACGACGCGCGCTACAACTCGCAGCTGGTGGCGACGCTCTCGGCGTTCCTCGACTGCGGCGGCTCCTGGGTGCGCGCGGCCGAGCAGACGCACCTGCACCTCAACACGGTCCGCTACCGCATCGCCCGCGTGGAGGAGCTGACCCAGCGCGACCTCTCGAACACGTCGGACCGCGCCGACCTCTTCCTGGCGCTGCGGCTGCGCTGA